A window from Mytilus galloprovincialis chromosome 8, xbMytGall1.hap1.1, whole genome shotgun sequence encodes these proteins:
- the LOC143043186 gene encoding galactosylceramide sulfotransferase-like has protein sequence MPNEMTKNTCKKQRNVIFVKVHKTGSTTAWGIFTRFVQANNLNMVLPKRDNGSMFNYLSSKYLKLKETVLQLPKNMSYNILCNHAIYNKQDFEKIMPNDTVRIGILRDPLSVFKSAFYHFSFNRLVMRKFPNVKRSLRLHEFIVKKIYQQYAIGRSFTNGMSYDFGIPKSKTSNTSFVLEYIRELDQDFKLVIITELFDESLVLMRRYLCWDIQDILYQPVNKGVWRNNVKPNLTREDIDIVRNLNNADNLLYHFFKTRLENQIIRQNHSFHTEVRHFKKIIASVHKFCRNTKKRSCTIEKSEWNSEFVLTRHFCDQLVTSELDVLRKMIKKAKQTLVQKNQIWER, from the coding sequence ATGCCGAATGAAATGACAAAGAATACGTGCAAAAAACAGAGAAATGTGATATTCGTAAAAGTTCACAAAACAGGAAGTACAACAGCATGGGGAATTTTTACAAGATTTGTGCAAGCCAACAATTTAAATATGGTTCTTCCAAAGCGAGACAACGGCTCTATGTTTAATTATCTTTCATCTAAATATCTAAAGTTGAAAGAAACAGTACTTCAATTACCGAAAAACATGTCTTATAACATTCTTTGCAACCATGcaatttataataaacaagaTTTTGAAAAGATTATGCCGAATGACACAGTTCGCATCGGAATACTTCGTGATCCATTATCAGTGTTCAAGTCTGCGTTTTACCACTTTAGCTTTAATAGACTTGTTATGAGAAAATTTCCAAATGTAAAACGGAGTTTGCGTTTACACGAGTTTATAGTGAAAAAGATATATCAGCAGTATGCTATAGGGCGGTCTTTCACAAATGGCATGTCGTATGATTTCGGTATTCCCAAATCGAAAACATCAAATACTTCGTTTGTTCTAGAATACATCCGGGAACTTGATCAGGATTTCAAACTTGTAATCATAACCGAACTTTTCGACGAATCTCTGGTTTTGATGAGAAGATATTTATGCTGGGATATACAAGACATATTATATCAACCAGTTAACAAAGGGGTATGGCGGAATAACGTCAAACCAAATCTGACAAGAGAAGACATAGATATTGTCAGAAATCTGAACAATGCTGATAATTTACTGTACCACTTCTTCAAAACACGTCTCGAAAATCAAATAATTCGACAGAATCATTCTTTTCATACTGAAGTacgacattttaagaaaattatagCTAGTGTTCACAAATTCTGCAGAAATACTAAAAAACGTTCCTGCACAATAGAAAAATCAGAATGGAACTCTGAGTTCGTATTGACTCGTCATTTCTGTGACCAATTAGTGACATCGGAACTGGATGTGCTGAGAAAAATGATAAAGAAAGCAAAACAAACCTTAGTACAAAAAAACCAAATTTGGGAAAGGTAA
- the LOC143085349 gene encoding protocadherin-11 Y-linked-like produces the protein MLIMAYILLGVLLLNGVSFAENVIRFHIVEELPVGTLVGNLAVESGLQFNFTDAELESIRYSFLDQTNMRSLFTIHERTGNVLIKSLLDRETECIFMDLCVLSFDVAIHSSSPQMFEIYSIEITIEDINDNSPKFPTERITIRVPESTVVGTFFGLSEAIDADSTNKNIIQSYELVNGNDVFIFNASKDMDGRLSLRLILLRELDREDIDLYELELLAKDGGDPIKTATLTVYIDIEDINDNSPVFERDSYAIDLNEGTNKQTPLLAVTAKDKDVGDNGDIVYRFSPRQSNIERISETFSLNEKTGIMYVAGEITFGKQNTFKIIVEASDQGSQPRTSYATVTINILDTTNNKPEVFVNFLVPANDSLVSISEAADTGTVIAHVTADDADSGPNGQVICAVTNQYVTLQNISGKPGYLISLKMELDHEMKQEHYISVTCSDNGSPKLSSSKSFMLRVLDENDNAPIFKEATYSATIDENNPVGKYCLKVSATDADMWPNDKLRYTLIEDSKNTFSINPSSGVITANQRLDREKQDEYRFTVLAVDGGSTALTGTTVVVLVVKDVNDNKPEFDVPFFQFFIKENLPADTTVDTIKVSDDDTGNNKKIVFSLVQNPGENLPFIINNIGEIRTTASFDREEDSSFIFEVVATDQGIPTLSTRIFVRVYVTDENDNQPSIIYPNRVNNTITASYSTAVGIYLTKVNAVDIDENGPNSQLTYDIVAGNEDDIFTIIQTSGKIYLRRQLEERSTSLKSLTVKVADNGIPQLQTNVTFILALSYIDSNALASYSSADSSSKNVIIVIAVVSMTIIISGALIAVICVLRRSEQIRKKHIEEHTKKTTIVPQLYKEANYKPNIGINVQENISYHEALPPKGKEIHSSYDEDLDNMELYSSFGTSVFTDTLPGLEKPGQSMEEQRIIKRSSLKHVLSDEQISGIHSLDDISEISKEDYNSDSGRGSSDPDSTRQSNMYYNEKSTHRFKPVLKSNIQDRFTDIQREDDSAYIPFGKKYYGFVDRPAISQNTNNYKNDIKTVRFDENGQFCVETSSFV, from the exons ATGCTGATAATGGCTTACATACTGTTAGGTGTGTTATTGTTGAATGGGGTCAGCTTTGCAGAAAATGTTATTCGTTTTCATATAGTGGAAGAACTTCCAGTCGGAACTTTGGTTGGGAATTTAGCAGTTGAAAGCGGACTTCAATTTAATTTTACAGATGCCGAACTTGAAAGCATTCGATACAGCTTTTTGGACCAAACGAATATGCGTTCACTATTCACAATTCACGAAAGAACgggaaatgttttgataaaatcgcTACTTGACAGAGAAACAGAATGTATTTTCATGGATTTATGTGTTTTATCCTTCGATGTTGCAATTCACTCATCCAGTccacaaatgtttgaaatttattCCATTGAAATAACCATAGAGGACATAAACGACAATTCTCCGAAGTTTCCAACTGAACGCATTACTATTAGAGTACCCGAATCAACAGTAGTAGGAACATTTTTCGGACTTTCGGAAGCAATTGATGCCGATTCTACGAACAAGAACATCATTCAGTCATATGAACTAGTCAATGGAAATgatgtattcatatttaatgctTCAAAAGATATGGATGGGAGATTATCGCTAAGACTTATTCTGCTTAGAGAGTTGGACAGGGAAGACATCGATTTGTATGAACTAGAACTTTTAGCTAAAGATGGCGGAGATCCAATAAAAACCGCAACTCTAACGGTTTACATAGACATTGAGGACATTAATGATAATTCTCCAGTTTTCGAACGTGACTCTTATGCAATAGATTTAAATGAggggacaaacaaacaaaccccatTGCTTGCTGTTACTGCGAAGGATAAGGATGTGGGTGATAACGGGGATATTGTTTACAGATTTAGTCCTAGGCAATCAAATATTGAAAGAATTTCGGAAACATTTTCGTTGAACGAGAAAACTGGAATCATGTATGTAGCTGGAGAAAtaacatttggaaaacaaaatacttttaaaattattgtcGAAGCCAGTGACCAAGGTTCACAACCTAGAACGTCTTATGCTACTGTTACAATCAACATACTGGATACTACAAACAACAAACCGGAAGTGTTTGTAAACTTTCTAGTTCCAGCAAACGACAGTCTTGTCAGTATATCCGAGGCAGCCGATACAGGAACAGTCATAGCTCACGTGACTGCAGATGATGCCGATTCAGGGCCCAATGGACAAGTTATATGTGCTGTTACAAACCAGTATGTAACACTTCAGAATATTTCTGGAAAACCCGGTTATCTTATTTCTTTGAAGATGGAACTTGACCATGAAATGAAACAAGAACATTATATATCTGTTACATGCTCTGATAATGGTTCGCCAAAATTGAGTTCGTCAAAGAGTTTTATGTTGCGGGTTTTAGATGAAAATGACAATGCCCCAATTTTCAAAGAGGCAACCTATTCAGCAACAATTGATGAAAACAATCCAGTTGGTAAATATTGTTTGAAAGTATCAGCAACCGACGCAGACATGTGGCCAAATGATAAACTTCGATACACTTTGATTGAAGATTCTAAAAATACATTCTCCATCAATCCTTCATCTGGTGTAATAACAGCAAACCAAAGATTAGACAGAGAAAAGCAAGATGAATACAGGTTTACCGTCCTAGCCGTTGACGGCGGAAGTACTGCTTTGACGGGAACAACTGTAGTTGTTCTAGTAGTGAAAGATGTAAACGACAATAAGCCAGAATTTGATGTACCGTTCTTTCAATTCTTTATAAAAGAGAACTTACCAGCTGATACCACAGTTGACACAATCAAAGTATCTGACGACGATACCGGCAACAACAAGAAAATTGTATTCTCTCTTGTACAAAATCCTGGTGAAAATTTGCCGTTCATCATCAATAACATTGGGGAAATTAGGACAACGGCTTCGTTTGATCGGGAAGAGGACAGTAGCTTCATCTTTGAAGTAGTTGCTACTGATCAGGGTATTCCTACTTTGTCGACAAGAATATTTGTCCGCGTCTACGTAACAGACGAGAATGACAATCAACCTTCCATTATATATCCGAACAGAGTAAACAACACAATTACAGCGTCTTATTCCACAGCAGTTGGAATTTACCTCACTAAAGTCAATGCCGTTGATATAGATGAAAATGGACCAAACAGCCAATTGACTTATGACATCGTGGCGGGAAATGAAGATGACATTTTTACTATCATTCAAACTTCGGGTAAAATATATTTAAGACGGCAACTTGAAGAAAGATCAACAAGCCTGAAATCATTGACAGTGAAAGTTGCTGACAATGGAATTCCACAATTACAGACGAATGTAACATTTATTCTGGCTTTAAGCTATATCGATTCTAATGCCCTAGCATCGTATTCATCTGCAGATTCTAGTAGCAAAAATGTCATAATTGTTATAGCAGTGGTATCAATGACTATAATAATATCTGGTGCTTTGATTGCAGTGATCTGTGTTTTACGGCGAAGTGAACAAATCAGAAAGAAACATATAGAGGAACATACCAAGAAAACGACCATCGTTCCGCAGCTTTACAAGGAAGCTAATTATAAACCCAATATTGGAATAAATGTCCAGGAAAATATATCTTACCACGAAGCGTTACCTCCCAAAGGGAAAGAAATTCACTCTAGTTACGATGAGGATCTTGACAACATGGAACTGTATTCGTCATTTGGTACCTCAGTTTTTACAGATACTCTACCAGGATTAGAG aaaCCTGGTCAGAGTATGGAAGAACAAAGAATAATCAAACGATCGTCTTTAAAGCATGTTCTTTCTGATGAACAG ATATCTGGAATCCACAGTTTAGATGATATAAGTGAGATATCAAAAGAAGATTACAATTCTGATAGTGGGCGTGGCAGTAGTGATCCTGATTCAACAAGGCAGTCAAATATGTACT ataacGAAAAATCTACGCATAGATTTAAACCAGTGCTGAAGTCCAATATTCAAGACAGATTCACAGACATACAACGCGAAGACGACTCTGCTTACATTCCATTTGGAAAGAAGTATTACGGCTTTGTTGATAGGCCTGCAATCAGTCAAAATACAAACAACTATAAAAATGATATCAAAACTGTACGTTTTGATGAGAATGGACAATTTTGTGTAGAAACTTCTTCATTTGTTTAA
- the LOC143085348 gene encoding uncharacterized protein LOC143085348, which translates to MYLQFIKAIFFVQLVSSVQSQQCRLGCKCSVKVTICVFTQINGVPNNLPTAVTALTISGSVSSPNSFGHLSSSAFTSSRMSHLIMRYCGIDAIDAGAFRTLPELKRLNLEFNKIKILTQQSFQGLTKLTALDLTGNKKCDIRPDAFNGLATLLELRLGEMDMDTFDLNLLKPLHGLATLDLHGNKIKTLDLTFLSSMTNLKHIDLSGNQLTTIPSNTSTLFTQINTKKGSIHLGNNPWKCNWEIKWLKNMSVSFSSVFSLGNIICDSPPNLQYISLISVPDPKLDPILPKILHCDKTKVTVNEGSAVFINCTIKGDSITVKWINPIGTSFLSSSSQLNGHIVYVNGSLYIAATSSADRGNWTLSVSSQFGEDQRTVDVNVILSTTTTTTTTTTTTTTTTPAPTTITTTIPTTTPTTMPTTTPMITTTMSTASSKMLTMSTVPTQTREPESPEASNMLMYYAAGGGGGFLLLLLTIIICCLKCKKSGHVNDAERFDSVKTPRKTPSPRRVNVAPRANSLKHAYY; encoded by the coding sequence atgtATCTACAATTTATAAAAGCGATATTTTTTGTTCAGCTAGTTTCGTCAGTTCAAAGTCAGCAGTGCCGTCTAGGATGTAAATGTTCGGTAAAAGTAACTATTTGTGTATTCACCCAAATTAATGGAGTTCCAAACAATCTCCCGACAGCAGTTACAGCGTTGACAATTTCAGGCAGCGTATCTAGTCCAAATTCATTTGGGCATCTCAGTTCGTCTGCGTTTACATCTTCCAGAATGTCGCATTTAATAATGAGGTATTGCGGGATTGACGCAATAGACGCTGGAGCATTTAGAACATTACCAGAATTGAAAAGATTAAATTTAGAATTCAACAAAATTAAGATATTAACACAGCAGTCATTCCAAGGATTAACAAAGTTAACAGCACTCGATCTGACCGGTAACAAAAAGTGTGACATAAGACCAGATGCATTTAATGGATTGGCAACTTTATTAGAGTTACGATTAGGTGAAATGGACATGGATACGTTTGATTTAAATTTGCTAAAACCGCTGCATGGTCTTGCCACCCTAGATCTTCATGGCAATAAAATCAAAACACTGGACTTGACTTTCCTATCGTCGATGACAAATTTGAAGCATATTGATCTTTCCGGAAATCAACTAACAACAATTCCATCTAATACGTCCACACTGTttacacaaataaatacaaagaaaGGGAGCATACATCTGGGAAACAACCCTTGGAAATGTAACTGGGAAATTAAATGGCTGAAAAACATGTCAGTATCATTCAGTTCCGTGTTCAGTTTAGGCAACATTATTTGCGATTCACCTCCAAATCTACAATACATTTCATTAATCAGTGTCCCGGATCCAAAACTAGATCCTATACTTCCAAAGATTTTACATTGTGACAAAACAAAAGTAACCGTGAATGAAGGTTCGGCTGTATTTATAAACTGTACGATAAAAGGCGATTCAATCACTGTCAAGTGGATAAATCCGATTGGGACCTCATTCCTGTCTTCGTCTTCCCAACTAAATGGACATATTGTGTACGTAAACGGTAGTTTGTACATTGCGGCCACATCGTCAGCCGATCGTGGCAACTGGACGTTATCGGTATCATCGCAGTTCGGCGAAGATCAAAGGACTGTTGATGTTAATGTGATTCTATCAacaacaacgacgacgacgacgacaactaCAACAACCACAACAACCACGCCCGCACCAACAACAATTACAACGACGATTCCAACGACGACTCCGACGACGATGCCGACGACAACGCCGATGATAACGACAACTATGTCAACAGCATCGTCTAAGATGTTAACAATGTCGACTGTTCCTACACAAACCAGGGAACCGGAATCACCAGAAGCATCAAATATGTTGATGTATTACGCGGCTGGTGGTGGTGGTGGATTTTTATTGTTGTTGCTCACTATAATTATATGTTGTTTAAAATGTAAGAAATCTGGACATGTAAATGATGCTGAACGTTTTGATTCTGTGAAAACCCCGCGGAAAACACCAAGTCCCAGAAGGGTTAATGTGGCTCCACGAGCAAATAGTTTGAAACATGCTTACTATTGA